CCGCCCTATCTTGAGCAGCATCCAGGCCTTGCGGGAAGCTATTCACCGTTCGGTTGTGGAAGACACCGAAGCCCGGGCTGCCCTGGTGCGCCAACGCAGCGGTCTGTTCGGAATTCTGTCCGTCGTCGGGCTGATTTTTTCCATCGTTGGCCCGTTTCTGGGGAAGTACTGATCGGACGGAAGACGGAAGAACGGAGACCGGTAAAGCCCGTCCCCCGTCTTCTGTCCTCTGTCAAAAAAGGAGGTACATATCATGAATACAATAGTGCTGTTTATCAAAGATACGCGCGGGCAAGACTTTGCTGAGTACGCCCTGATCCTGGGTGCGGTTGGCGTTGTTGCGCTAGCTGTTATTTCTCAATACAAAGAGGAATTGATCGCCGCTTTCAACAGCGGAATCAACGCTTTGCGCGCTGCGCGAGGTGGGTAAACCATGAGAGCGACAAGAACGACAGGGAGCTTGGGTGCTAGGGTGCTTGAGTGCACGGGCGCGTGGGAGCAAGTGGATTTCTCCCTAGCTCCCCTGCTCCCGGCCGTAGGCCCGCCGCCCGTAGGGCCGCAGAGTGTGCCGTCCACCCACGCTCCAGGCCGTAGGCCCGCCTGCCCGCAGGGCTGCCTCCGGCATGGCGTACTCCCACGCTCCCCAGCCCCCCAGCTCCCCGGCTCCCATGCTCAGAAAGGTCAGACCATGGCCGAGTTTGCCATCGTGATGCCGGTACTCATCCTGCTCCTCTTTGGCATGACGCTGGCCGCATTCTACGCTTTCCGGGCAGCGTCAGCCGATTGGGGCGTTTTCATCACCGGGGTGGCTACCGGCGCATACAATACCCCGGCCACCGAACAGGCGCGCAAGACGGTTTTGTGGCCCGACATCCAGGATAGTATCTCGACCACCCAACATACCTCAGACCGTATGGTGCGCTCCCAGATCACCATCGAAGATTCCAGGCCTTGGGTGTACGGCATCAATCTGGTCGAGGCTCACCGGGGCACAGCGGTTTTCCGTCTGTGGCGTTTCTATCCTGGCCCACCAACGGGAGTGTTTGAATGAGCGGGAGCACGGGAAGCGTGAAGCGGGGAGCGGGGAGCGGAAAGCGACACCCCACGCGCAACGAGAAAGGTCAAGCGATGGCCGAGACAGCCCTGTTCTCCGTCCTGGCCGTTATCTTGGCCTTTGGCATGTTGTCCTGGATACCGCTTCACCGCGCCCGCACGCAGGCTACAGCAGCGGCCTATGGCTGTGCTCAGTTCATCTCTCAGTCTCCCAACCCACGCCTGGCAGCCCAGAACGCGCTTCTGGCCGTAGAGAAAACCCTCGATGCCGACTGGAGTGCAACGCTGGGCGTGACTTACAAAGTGATCGTCTCGCCAGGCTCTCCCGGCGGCCCTGGCGGGTGTTCTGTGAGCTATCACGTGCCCATCATGTTCAAGGGTCTAGGGTTGATCGACCCAGGTGGCTGGTCCGAAGAATGGTACGTGTCCCGGTCTGAGACCTGGAAGGCGAAATGGCGATGAAAAAGAGAAAGAAATCCGAATGCGGCCAGGCAATCACCTTGTTTGCTCTCCTTGTGCCTATTACCACTCTATTTGCCATGGGGATATTGGAATACATGGTCACTAATTCGCGTATTATGGAAACGGTGGCTGCGGCTGATTTAGCCGCCCACGCCGGAGCGCAAGAGATACGCGTGCTTCCCGATGGGAGTATCGAGGCAACAGCAGAAGGCAGGCAGGTTGCCACAGCGTATTTTCAAGCCCAGCGCCCGGAGCATTCTGTCTTCGCCGGAGCATCTTGTGGCCAATTCGATGGTCGCCCTGGCTGCCGTGTGCAGTCCCAGGTGCAATCGATGGGATATCTGCTGCCACAACGCTGGATTGGCGTAAATGCGATTGGTTATCTCGCGCATGGTGTGACGCGTGGGGATCAGTGAGTAGCGGTATTTACCAGGTAAATACAAGGTAGTATAATCATACTTACTATGAAAATCAAAGATACCCTCACCTACACAGACTTGGGCGGCCACCGTCACCTGCGCCGCTACGTCGTCGTTTCGATCATCATCTTCGTTTTCATCTTGGGAGCTTACAGCTTGGCCCTGTGGCAGCGGGCTAACACCAGGGCGGAAATCCTGGGAACGTCCCTGCCGCTATCCAATGTGCTGCCTTCCGAACCAACCGAGACCAACACACCCTTGCCCACGCTCACTAACACCCCCGTCCCCACCAACACGCCTACACCGGAACCCTGCCCGGAAAATCCCGACGAGTGGATTCTGGTTGATGCTCTTTATGATTACAACCTCAAACGCATCAAGCCCGCC
The nucleotide sequence above comes from Chloroflexota bacterium. Encoded proteins:
- a CDS encoding pilus assembly protein, translated to MDFSLAPLLPAVGPPPVGPQSVPSTHAPGRRPACPQGCLRHGVLPRSPAPQLPGSHAQKGQTMAEFAIVMPVLILLLFGMTLAAFYAFRAASADWGVFITGVATGAYNTPATEQARKTVLWPDIQDSISTTQHTSDRMVRSQITIEDSRPWVYGINLVEAHRGTAVFRLWRFYPGPPTGVFE